Proteins from one Sylvia atricapilla isolate bSylAtr1 chromosome 1, bSylAtr1.pri, whole genome shotgun sequence genomic window:
- the PENK gene encoding proenkephalin-A: MALLLRLGCSLLALSTCLLPGARAECGRDCAACAYRLGPRAGIHPLACTLECEGKLPSAKAWETCKEFLQLAKLDLSEDGNIALGDKKELDENHLLAKKYGGFMKRYGGFMKKMDELYRAEPEDEANGGEILAKRYGGFMKKDSDDDALANSSDLLKELLGTGDNPEAAHYRETNENDGDVSKRYGGFMRSVKRSPELEDEAKELQKRYGGFMRRVGRPEWWLDYQKRYGGFLKRFADSILPSEEDGESYSKEVPEMEKRYGGFMRF, translated from the exons ATGGCGTTGCTCCTGAGACTGGGCTGCTCGCTGCTGGCCCTCAGCACCTGCCTGCTCCCGGGGGCGCGGGCCGAGTGCGGCCGCGACTGCGCCGCCTGCGCCTACCGCCTGGGACCCCGCGCCGGCATCCACCCGCTG GCATGTACACTAGAATGTGAAGGAAAACTGCCTTCTGCCAAAGCCTGGGAGACCTGCAAGGAGTTCTTGCAACTGGCAAAGCTGGATCTGTCTGAGGATGGCAACATTGCTCTGGGAGACAAGAAAGAGCTGGATGAGAACCATTTGCTTGCGAAGAAGTATGGAGGCTTCATGAAAAGATACGGGGGcttcatgaagaaaatggatGAGCTCTACCGGGCAGAACCAGAGGATGAAGCTAATGGAGGAGAAATCCTGGCTAAAAGGTATGGAGGGTTTATGAAGAAAGACTCAGATGACGATGCCCTTGCCAACTCCTCTGATCTGCTGAAGGAGCTTCTGGGAACAGGGGATAACCCTGAAGCGGCGCACTATCGAGAGACAAATGAAAACGATGGCGATGTCAGCAAAAGATATGGAGGCTTCATGAGAAGTGTAAAGCGCAGCCCTGAATTGGAAGATGAGGccaaagagctgcaaaagaGATACGGTGGCTTCATGAGAAGAGTGGGCAGGCCAGAGTGGTGGCTGGATTACCAGAAACGATATGGTGGGTTTCTTAAGCGCTTTGCCGACTCCATTCTACCTTCAGAAGAAGATGGGGAAAGTTATTCCAAAGAAGTCccagagatggaaaagagaTATGGTGGTTTTATGAGATTTTAA